The following are from one region of the Gammaproteobacteria bacterium genome:
- a CDS encoding diguanylate cyclase has translation MLATLIPSLALGILSFQQNETMINENVARELRALANYASRELDLWIKEQILAVRELATSKILIEGLSLESQSTKNKFITQRKALELYLKSVHKRLETVLELTVVDVDGKVVASNMETPFPVKLSQNWPQDASTQGEVVAPPQWNAGYATAILSIAVPILSVDDFILGALIVTFDLHDIQPNLKDKVKSPPGDVLLLDKDGYIMLASDVAIVNPDSPVSLDSDALKRLRDHPGEYEIFQGPRQEKVAGLAYVSEKPLITIIATRSHRLIYAFWEQQRNLFVGLISIIILVVAVIAFQMSHTIVVPLRKLIDATGKIVQGDLNVELISTQRNELGQLTQMFNQMTDQLRQDQAKIEEASAAMQQKNALLETLSVTDSLTGLFNRNKLNAIINDQLARYERNKRPFSVLMIDVDHFKTLNDSLGHVAGDEIIAGVAKKIAQSIRNVDFAARYGGDEFIIILADTAINEALKTAERIRAHAANVHCSTIDKTLKVTLSIGVIQSEPEDISLTILLSRVDGALYEAKRSGRDQVYSVQPESGAIAKESTE, from the coding sequence ATTCTAGCCACGCTGATTCCTTCGTTGGCGCTTGGCATCCTGTCGTTTCAGCAAAACGAAACGATGATCAACGAGAATGTCGCTCGTGAGTTGCGTGCTTTGGCTAATTATGCCAGCCGGGAATTGGATTTATGGATCAAGGAGCAAATCCTCGCGGTTCGCGAATTGGCGACTTCCAAGATTCTGATTGAAGGGCTATCGCTGGAAAGTCAATCGACAAAGAATAAGTTCATCACACAACGAAAGGCATTGGAGCTGTACCTGAAATCCGTGCATAAACGGTTGGAGACCGTGCTGGAATTAACCGTCGTCGATGTCGACGGAAAAGTGGTCGCCAGCAACATGGAAACGCCTTTTCCGGTCAAGCTCTCGCAGAATTGGCCGCAAGACGCATCAACGCAAGGCGAGGTGGTGGCGCCGCCGCAGTGGAATGCCGGTTATGCAACAGCCATACTGAGTATCGCGGTTCCCATCTTGTCGGTGGATGACTTTATTTTGGGTGCATTGATCGTGACGTTCGATTTGCATGACATCCAGCCGAATTTGAAGGATAAGGTCAAATCACCGCCGGGCGATGTTCTGTTGCTGGATAAGGACGGCTACATCATGCTGGCCAGCGATGTCGCCATTGTCAATCCGGATAGCCCGGTATCGCTTGATTCCGATGCACTAAAGCGGCTGCGCGATCACCCGGGGGAATATGAAATATTTCAGGGGCCACGGCAGGAAAAAGTTGCGGGGCTGGCTTACGTATCGGAAAAGCCGCTGATCACTATCATTGCAACCAGAAGCCATCGATTGATCTATGCCTTTTGGGAGCAGCAGCGCAATTTATTTGTTGGTCTGATCAGTATCATTATCTTGGTGGTCGCCGTCATTGCTTTCCAAATGAGTCATACGATTGTCGTGCCTTTGAGAAAATTGATCGATGCCACCGGAAAAATTGTGCAAGGCGATCTTAACGTTGAATTGATAAGCACACAGCGTAACGAGCTGGGTCAGTTGACGCAAATGTTCAATCAGATGACCGATCAGTTGCGCCAGGATCAGGCTAAGATCGAGGAAGCCAGCGCCGCCATGCAGCAAAAGAACGCGCTATTGGAAACGCTATCGGTCACCGACAGCCTGACGGGATTGTTTAACCGCAATAAGCTGAACGCCATCATCAATGATCAGCTGGCGCGGTATGAGCGGAACAAACGTCCATTTTCCGTGCTGATGATCGATGTCGATCATTTCAAAACGCTGAATGATAGCCTGGGCCATGTCGCTGGCGATGAAATCATTGCAGGGGTTGCGAAAAAGATCGCACAATCGATCCGCAACGTTGATTTTGCCGCGCGTTACGGCGGCGATGAATTCATTATTATCCTGGCCGACACCGCGATCAATGAGGCGCTGAAGACTGCGGAGCGCATCCGGGCGCATGCGGCCAACGTGCATTGCAGCACGATCGATAAAACACTCAAGGTGACGCTCAGTATCGGAGTCATTCAAAGCGAGCCGGAAGACATTTCGCTGACCATCTTGTTATCCAGAGTCGACGGTGCTCTTTATGAGGCCAAGCGATCCGGACGCGATCAAGTTTACAGCGTGCAGCCGGAATCCGGGGCGATAGCCAAGGAAAGTACTGAATGA
- a CDS encoding group III truncated hemoglobin — translation MSQSHFPMPDPSLYSEEEIATLVHTFYAKARKDPGLGPIFEAHVIDWDAHFVQMINFWSAQLRGTSRFRGAPMPKHIALPDLSAALFERWLQLFRETTEELGNPDLQQQANAIATFIAGRLWQGYQMSNYPDKQPVVLHTA, via the coding sequence ATGAGTCAATCACACTTTCCAATGCCCGATCCCAGTTTATATAGCGAAGAAGAAATCGCAACCCTGGTTCATACATTTTACGCAAAAGCCCGGAAAGATCCCGGGCTTGGGCCTATTTTTGAAGCGCATGTCATCGACTGGGATGCGCATTTCGTGCAAATGATCAATTTCTGGTCGGCACAGTTGCGCGGCACCAGCCGGTTCCGCGGTGCGCCGATGCCGAAGCATATTGCCTTACCCGATCTTTCAGCAGCGTTGTTTGAACGCTGGCTGCAGCTTTTCCGGGAAACGACCGAAGAATTGGGTAACCCGGACTTGCAGCAGCAGGCCAATGCCATTGCCACGTTTATCGCCGGCCGGTTGTGGCAAGGTTATCAAATGAGCAATTACCCAGATAAACAGCCGGTTGTGCTTCATACTGCGTAG